CGCGACCCGCAGGCCCCGGGTGGCGGCGTCCAGGGCGGCACCGGCGCCGACGACGCCTCCGCCGATCACGACGACGTCGAACTGTTCGGTGGCGAGCCGACGCCAGGCCTCGGCGCGCTGCTGCGGACCGAGGAGTTGCACACTCGAATGGTTGGTCACCGCACCCGCTCCCGTGAGTCGCCGACGTGTCGCGATCAAGGCTAGTGGCTCGAGCGGCCCGGCGTGCGGTGGAAACGTGGCAGTCGGGCCCACAACCCTGATGTACGTTCGCACCCCGAATCGACGACCTCAGCGGTTGTGGACCTCGTTTCCCGGTTGTGGGCTTCCGTGCGCACGCGGGCGTGGACGCTAGTAGGTTCATGCGCGCAGCGTGCGGTGAGCACGTTGCGCACGACCGTTCCCGTCACCCGAGGACCACCAGTGAAACAGTTCATCGCGGCGATCGACCAGGGCACCACGTCGAGCCGGTGCATCATCTTCGACCACGACGGGCGCATCGTGTCGGTCGCCCAGAAGGAGCACCGGCAGTACTTCCCGCGGGCGGGCTGGGTCGAGCACGACCCGGAGGAGTTGTGGCTCAACACCCGTGAGGTCGGGGCGGCGGCGCTGGCGAAGGCGGATCTGCGCCGCGACGACATCGCCGCGATCGGCATCACGAACCAGCGCGAGACCACCGTGGTGTGGGATCGCACCACCGGAAAGCCGGTGTACAACGCGATCGTCTGGCAGGACACCCGCACCGACCGCATCGTCGAGGAACTCGGCGGGGAGGCCGGGCCGGACCGGTTCCGGCACGTCACCGGCCTGCCGCTGTCGACCTACTTCGCGGGCCCGAAGGTGCGGTGGATCCTCGACAACGTCGACGGGGCCCGCGCCCGCGCCGAAGCCGGCGACCTCGCGTTCGGCACCGTCGACAGCTGGATCCTGTGGAATCTCACCGGCGGGCTCGGCGAGGAGGGACAGCCGCCGGGCCTGCACGTCACGGACGTCACCAACGCCTCGCGCACCCTGCTCATGGATCTCGGGACCCAGCAATGGGATCCGGAGATCTGCGCGGAACTCGGGATCCCGATGTCGATGCTGCCGGAGATCCGCAGTTCGTCGGAGGTCTACGGGCACGCCCGCGAACGCGGTCCCCTCGCGGGGGTGCCGATCGCCGGGATCCTCGGCGACCAGCAGGCCGCAACCTTCGGGCAGGGCTGCCTGTCCCCCGGCGAAGCGAAGAACACCTACGGCACCGGCAACTTCCTGCTGCTCAACACCGGCACCACCCCGGTGCGCAGCAACCACGGTCTCCTCACCACCGTCTGCTACCGGATCGGCGACGCCCCGGCCGTCTACGCGCTCGAGGGGTCGGTCGCGGTGACGGGTTCGCTCGTGCAGTGGCTACGCGACAATCTCGGGATCATCCGGTCCGCCGACGAGGTCGAGGCGCTCGCGGCGAGCGTCCCCGACAACGGCGGCGCCTACTTCGTGCCGGCCTTCTCGGGACTTTTCGCGCCGCGCTGGCGGCCCGACGCCCGCGGGGTGATCGCGGGCCTGACCCGGTTCGTGGAGAAGGGACATCTGGCGCGGGCGGCGCTCGAGGCGACCGCCTACCAGACCCGGGAGGTCATCGAGGCGATGAACGCCGACTCCGGGGTCGAACTGAGCACGCTCAAGGCGGACGGCGGCATGGTCGCCAACGAACTGCTCATGCAGTTCCAGTCCGACATCCTCGGGGTGCCGGTGGTGCGTCCCGTCGTCTCGGAGACCACCGCGCTCGGTGCGGCCTACGCGGCGGGCCTGGCCGTGGGGTTCTGGAAGGACGAGGACGAGATCCGCCGCAACTGGACCGCCGGCCGCACCTGGGAGCCGCAGATGGACGTCCGGGAGCGGGAGCGACTGTTCGCCGAGTGGAACAAGGCCGTCGAACGCACCTACGACTGGGCCTGAGCGGGGCGGGCTCCGGACGGTCCCACCCCGTCGGGGTCAGTCCAGGTCGTCGTGGCGCATCAGCTGCCGGGCGGCCTCGGTCACCGAACCGCTCAGCGACGGGTACACCGAGAAGGTCGCCGCGAGGTCGCTGACGGTCAGATTGTTCTGCACCGCAAGGGCGATCGGCAGGATCAGCTCGGAGGCGGTCGGCGCCACCACGACACCGCCGATGACCACGCCGGTCGCGGGGCGGCAGAAGATCTTCACGAAACCGCGGCGCAGGCCCGACATCTTCGCCCGCGGGTTGGTGTTGAGCGGCAGCATGACCGTGCGGGCGGGGATCTCGCCCTTGTCGATGGAGGCCTGGCTGACACCGACCGCCGCGATCTCCGGGCGCGTGAACACCGCGGCCGCAACGGTCTTCAGCTTGATGGGGCTGACGCCCTCACCGAGCGCGTGGTACATCGCGATGCGGCCCTGCATGGCCGCGACCGAGGCGAGCGGCAGCAGGCCGGTGCAGTCGCCGGCGGCGTAGATACCGGCGACGGCGGTGCGGGAGACCCGGTCGACGGGCAGATAGCCGCCGCGGTCGACCTCGAGGCCGACCTTCTCGAGGCCGAGGTTCTGCGTGTTGGGCACCGAACCGACGGTCATCAGCACGTGGCTGCCCTCGACGATCCGGCCGTCGGCGAGGAGCACGCGGACGCCGTCCTCGGTGCGTTCGACCCGGTCGGCGCGGGCGTGCTTGACGAGGGTGACACCGCGCTCGGTGAGGACGTCCTCGAGCACGAGCGCCGCGTCCTCGTCCTCGTGCGGCAGGATTCGGTCGCGGCTGGAGACGACGGTGACCTGCACGCCGACCTCGGTGTAGGCGGAGACGAACTCGGCGCCGGTGACACCCGAACCGACGACGACGAGGTGTTCGGGCAGCTTCTCGAGGTCGTAGAGCTGACGCCAGGTGAGGATCCTCTCACCGTCCGGTTCCGCGCCCGGCAGGATGCGCGGGCTCGCGCCGGTGGCGATGAGCACGACGTCGGCCTCGAGGACCCTCTCGTCACCGGTGAACAACTTGGCGCGGACCTGGTGGGCGGCCATGCCGGGCTGCGGGTCGACGAGTTCGCCGTGACCGGAGAACAGCTGCACCCCGGCTGCCTCGAGCTTGGTGCGGATGTCGGCGGACTGCGCGCGGGCGAGGCTCTTCACGCGGGAGTGCACCTGCGGCAACGACACCGCGGCCCGCTCGAGTTCGATGCCCAGATCGGCGGCGCGACGCATGTCGGTGCGCACACCGGTCGAAGCGATGAAGGTCTTGGAGGGCACGCAGTCGAAGAGCACGCATGCGCCGCCGATCCCGTCCGAATCGATCAGAGAGACCGTCGCGCCGTACTGGGAGGCCACCAGCGCAGCCTCGTATCCTGCGGGGCCGCCGCCGATGATGACGATCCGGGTCATTGTTCTCCTCTGTATCGATTCCGAATGGTGTCGGGACGTACCGCTCGTGCGCGCGGGGTGAGCGCACACGCCGCGTTCTACGCTATGCCACGTCCCGTCACCCGCGCACACGGACCGGCAGACCCGGCGCGGAACGCCCCTCCGCCGACCGTGCGGGAGGACGGGTTAACCTTATGACCGTGCCGATCTACGCCGCCTACGGGTCCAACATGCATCCGGAGCAGATGCTGACGCGCTGCCCGCACTCGCCGATGGCAGGAACCGGCTGGTTGCACGGATGGCGGCTGACCTTCGCCGGTGCCGACATCGGCTGGGAGGGCGCACTGGCGACCGTCGTCGAGGACCCCGATTCCAAGGTGTTCGTCGTGCTCTACGACGTGCCCGAGGAGGACGAGCGCAGCCTCGACCGCTGGGAGGGCGCCGAACTCGGCTTCCACCGCAAGATCCGGCTCCGCGTCGACACCGACGAGGGCCCCGTTCTGGCCTGGCTGTACGTCGTCGACGGTTACGAGGGCGGACTGCCGTCCGCGCGGTATCTCGGGGTCATGGCGGACGCCGCCGAGATCGCGGGGGCTCCCGCCGACTACGTCCGCGACCTGCGGACCCGCAACAGCCGCAACGTCGGGCCGGGTCGGCCCGACGCCGACGTCTACTGAGTTCCCCGGCTCGTCCTGCCGGCCGGGCCGCTCAGCCGGCCTGCAGGACGAGATTGGTCATCACCCGCACACCCACCGCGAGCGCCCGCTCGTCGAGATCGAAGGTGGGCTGGTGGATGTCGAGTTCCGGCCCGCTGCCCGACCACACACCGAGACGCCCCATCGCGCCCGG
This region of Rhodococcus sp. Z13 genomic DNA includes:
- the glpK gene encoding glycerol kinase GlpK, whose product is MKQFIAAIDQGTTSSRCIIFDHDGRIVSVAQKEHRQYFPRAGWVEHDPEELWLNTREVGAAALAKADLRRDDIAAIGITNQRETTVVWDRTTGKPVYNAIVWQDTRTDRIVEELGGEAGPDRFRHVTGLPLSTYFAGPKVRWILDNVDGARARAEAGDLAFGTVDSWILWNLTGGLGEEGQPPGLHVTDVTNASRTLLMDLGTQQWDPEICAELGIPMSMLPEIRSSSEVYGHARERGPLAGVPIAGILGDQQAATFGQGCLSPGEAKNTYGTGNFLLLNTGTTPVRSNHGLLTTVCYRIGDAPAVYALEGSVAVTGSLVQWLRDNLGIIRSADEVEALAASVPDNGGAYFVPAFSGLFAPRWRPDARGVIAGLTRFVEKGHLARAALEATAYQTREVIEAMNADSGVELSTLKADGGMVANELLMQFQSDILGVPVVRPVVSETTALGAAYAAGLAVGFWKDEDEIRRNWTAGRTWEPQMDVRERERLFAEWNKAVERTYDWA
- a CDS encoding NAD(P)H-quinone dehydrogenase, translating into MTRIVIIGGGPAGYEAALVASQYGATVSLIDSDGIGGACVLFDCVPSKTFIASTGVRTDMRRAADLGIELERAAVSLPQVHSRVKSLARAQSADIRTKLEAAGVQLFSGHGELVDPQPGMAAHQVRAKLFTGDERVLEADVVLIATGASPRILPGAEPDGERILTWRQLYDLEKLPEHLVVVGSGVTGAEFVSAYTEVGVQVTVVSSRDRILPHEDEDAALVLEDVLTERGVTLVKHARADRVERTEDGVRVLLADGRIVEGSHVLMTVGSVPNTQNLGLEKVGLEVDRGGYLPVDRVSRTAVAGIYAAGDCTGLLPLASVAAMQGRIAMYHALGEGVSPIKLKTVAAAVFTRPEIAAVGVSQASIDKGEIPARTVMLPLNTNPRAKMSGLRRGFVKIFCRPATGVVIGGVVVAPTASELILPIALAVQNNLTVSDLAATFSVYPSLSGSVTEAARQLMRHDDLD
- a CDS encoding gamma-glutamylcyclotransferase, with the protein product MPIYAAYGSNMHPEQMLTRCPHSPMAGTGWLHGWRLTFAGADIGWEGALATVVEDPDSKVFVVLYDVPEEDERSLDRWEGAELGFHRKIRLRVDTDEGPVLAWLYVVDGYEGGLPSARYLGVMADAAEIAGAPADYVRDLRTRNSRNVGPGRPDADVY